The following are encoded in a window of Carya illinoinensis cultivar Pawnee chromosome 15, C.illinoinensisPawnee_v1, whole genome shotgun sequence genomic DNA:
- the LOC122296531 gene encoding zinc finger protein GAI-ASSOCIATED FACTOR 1-like, translated as MVELENSSPTVSTASREVSGYEQTTPLPAAPPLKKKRNLPGMPDPEAEVIALSPKTLLATNRFVCEICNKGFQRDQNLQLHRRGHNLPWKLKQRTSKEVRKRVYVCPEPSCVHHSPGRALGDLTGIKKHFCRKHGEKKWKCERCSKKYAVQSDWKAHMKTCGTREYKCDCGTIFSRRDSFITHRAFCDALAEESARTHTQEIPSSGPNMNASVVASSPPPPPPLTPTTTVASPALSIQSSELSENPIGVSPVTATAAYLNTTAATTTRSSSSSGAGVIASIFAPSTVTTITQQPSSFSNVICAFSRSDCPSTANPIEPTSLSLSTSLYLSNNGSSSIFATPNQDYRHYAPCPQPAMSATALLQKAAQMGAAASNASLLRGFGLTTSSSSGQDGSAAGWNGHVKTECSSPSMTDGLGLRLPSGGGSSGLTDHVMMGGGGSSSSPFGSQPMTRDLLGLGRDGGGTSTGGLSALLTSFGSGFDVAVSAAAASLHNTQNNNS; from the exons ATGGTGGAGTTGGAGAATTCCTCACCGACAGTCTCTACAGCTTCTCGAGAAGTGTCTGGTTATGAACAAACGACGCCCTTGCCAGCAGCGCCACCACTTAAGAAAAAGCGAAACCTACCTGGAATGCCCG ATCCAGAGGCTGAGGTGATTGCTTTATCCCCAAAGACTCTTCTGGCGACGAATCGATTTGTGTGTGAGATCTGCAACAAAGGGTTTCAGCGCGACCAGAACCTTCAACTTCACCGACGAGGCCATAACCTGCCATGGAAGCTCAAGCAGAGAACAAGCAAAGAGGTTCGGAAGCGGGTCTACGTGTGTCCAGAACCTTCCTGCGTTCACCACAGCCCGGGGAGAGCACTCGGAGACCTCACTGGCATAAAAAAGCACTTCTGTAGAAAGCACGGTGAGAAAAAATGGAAGTGCGAGAGGTGCTCGAAGAAGTACGCCGTTCAGTCCGATTGGAAGGCGCACATGAAGACCTGCGGTACCAGAGAGTATAAATGCGACTGCGGGACCATTTTCTCTAG GAGGGATAGTTTTATCACGCACAGAGCTTTCTGTGATGCATTGGCGGAGGAGAGTGCGAGGACCCACACCCAAGAGATTCCTAGCTCAGGGCCAAATATGAATGCTAGTGTTGTGGCTTCGTCGCCGCCACCGCCGCCGCCTCTTACTCCGACTACGACTGTGGCGTCTCCAGCTTTGTCTATTCAGAGTTCAG AACTGTCAGAAAACCCAATTGGAGTGTCTCCTGTGACCGCAACAGCGGCGTACCTAAACACCACGGCAGCCACGACCACCAGATCATCTTCCAGCTCCGGCGCCGGCGTAATTGCAAGTATATTTGCACCTTCAACCGTCACTACAATAACCCAGCAGCCTTCCTCATTCTCCAATGTTATCTGCGCCTTTTCCCGCTCAGATTGCCCCAGTACTGCTAACCCTATTGAACCCACGTCCCTTTCTCTCTCCACATCCCTCTATCTCTCCAACAATGGCTCCTCATCCATATTCGCGACTCCCAACCAAGACTATCGCCACTATGCTCCTTGCCCGCAGCCCGCGATGTCTGCAACGGCATTACTACAAAAGGCGGCTCAAATGGGCGCTGCGGCATCGAACGCATCGTTACTTCGGGGTTTTGGGTTGACAACATCATCTTCTTCCGGTCAAGATGGCAGCGCTGCGGGGTGGAATGGCCATGTGAAGACGGAGTGCAGCTCTCCATCGATGACAGACGGACTTGGGCTTAGACTCCCCTCTGGCGGCGGGAGTTCTGGTTTGACAGATCATGTGATGATGGGCGGCGGCGGCAGCTCATCTTCGCCGTTTGGGAGCCAGCCAATGACGCGGGATCTTCTGGGGCTGGGCAGAGATGGGGGTGGCACCTCCACTGGAGGTCTTTCTGCTCTGCTCACTTCCTTTGGCAGTGGCTTTGATGTTGCAGTTTCAGCTGCAGCTGCATCATTACACAACACCCAAAACAACAATTCCTGA